A window from Littorina saxatilis isolate snail1 linkage group LG9, US_GU_Lsax_2.0, whole genome shotgun sequence encodes these proteins:
- the LOC138975058 gene encoding chymotrypsin-C-like, translating to MLSKERIILIVVTAIVLIVVTSVTIYYTTTSTTTTTTTTSTSTTDTTTTTHRFPEKSITDKAMVSLCDSSPASQSQTGSPGRESIYGGKLVPSIADHPWMVLLKITYHTRGVYWCGATLIDDRHVLTAAHCVARYDYKDGFLQYNEGDTITAYLGSTSKNTPATVKTIESAFMHIAHRKFVKGGRREEVMGHRDIAVLRLNESLLDSPEWNTKIKPACLPTATEMAPSSCVVTGWGHFVPYQLSTSLFMKDIHIINSYTECAKMWVQPWMPERTLKRIVDQSYEDSILCSKGPDACSGDSGGPVVCKTNTSPEMKLFGIVSGGNSEVCGAKSRLTGTSVSNFINVPFFRSWLQYVALPALRNGKSSAAWLACLNQKCLDFGYVQLITNTTDQRIKEYVTSWICRLFPPYYFCTFLDPKPERCQKTVVPKVIYVLSETPTGSGRATTYNQIDFIPRSQLIDSLKEITCGVSDLDTCTP from the coding sequence ATGCTGTCGAAGGAAAGGATAATTCTGATTGTGGTGACTGCCATCGTTTTGATCGTGGTAACGTCTGTCACCATTTACTACACCACTACTagtactaccactactactactactactagtactagtactactgatactactactactactcatCGGTTCCCTGAAAAATCAATCACCGACAAAGCGATGGTTTCCCTCTGCGATTCATCGCCGGCTTCTCAGTCTCAAACAGGCAGCCCGGGACGAGAAAGCATATACGGGGGCAAACTGGTACCAAGCATTGCCGACCATCCCTGGATGGTTTTACTAAAAATTACATACCATACAAGGGGGGTTTATTGGTGTGGAGCCACCTTGATTGACGATCGCCATGTGCTGACGGCGGCGCACTGTGTCGCGCGTTATGACTACAAGGACGGCTTCCTGCAGTACAACGAAGGAGACACGATCACAGCTTACCTTGGAAGCACATCCAAAAACACACCAGCGACTGTGAAAACAATAGAGTCCGCCTTTATGCACATTGCTCACAGGAAATTTGTTAAAGGTGGAAGACGGGAAGAAGTTATGGGCCACAGGGACATAGCGGTGTTACGGCTGAACGAATCTTTGTTGGATTCACCGGAGTGGAACACCAAGATCAAACCAGCGTGTCTGCCGACAGCGACAGAGATGGCACCCAGTAGCTGCGTGGTCACGGGCTGGGGACATTTCGTCCCATATCAATTATCTACCTCGCTTTTCATGAAAGACATCCATATAATCAACAGCTACACGGAATGTGCAAAAATGTGGGTGCAGCCCTGGATGCCTGAAAGGACGCTGAAAAGAATCGTTGATCAATCGTACGAAGACTCCATTTTATGCTCCAAGGGACCCGATGCTTGTAGCGGCGACTCTGGCGGACCAGTGGTTTGCAAAACTAACACCAGCCCTGAAATGAAACTGTTTGGTATTGTCTCAGGCGGAAATTCAGAAGTGTGCGGCGCCAAATCAAGACTGACAGGAACGAGTGTAAGTAATTTCATCAACGTGCCATTCTTCCGGAGTTGGCTGCAGTATGTCGCTCTGCCCGCGCTCCGGAACGGGAAGAGCAGCGCAGCATGGCTTGCGTGTCTGAACCAGAAGTGCCTGGACTTTGGCTATGTACAGCTGATCACAAATACAACGGATCAACGGATCAAAGAATACGTCACGTCCTGGATCTGCCGACTGTTCCCTCCCTACTATTTCTGCACGTTTCTTGACCCCAAGCCAGAGAGATGCCAGAAGACGGTTGTGCCTAAAGTCATATATGTCCTTTCTGAAACCCCGACTGGTTCAGGTAGGGCAACCACATATAACCAAATAGATTTTATTCCACGGAGCCAGCTGATTGACAGTTTGAAGGAAATTACCTGCGGCGTGTCTGACCTCGACACGTGCACGCCGTGA